A genome region from Deltaproteobacteria bacterium includes the following:
- a CDS encoding SDR family oxidoreductase → MNSQTVSPKSRAVVVTGGANGIGAAIVRRLAQDGYQVLFGDIDSAQGGQLQGELSKAGFAVQFVRCDVSRSDDVLKLAGAAHDLSVPLYGIVNNAGIFPRHSFLDLTLDDWESVIATNLTGPFFVTRQLAPLLIAQGDGVVIFTVSGLSYRGDALGIHYSASKHGLRGLAKSLALALGPKGIRVNSIAPGATETAQALQARSREELLERGKLLPLGRVGQPSDVAGVVAFLLADDARYITGQTLLVNGGADMP, encoded by the coding sequence ATGAATTCGCAAACAGTTTCTCCTAAGTCACGCGCCGTGGTTGTGACCGGCGGCGCCAACGGTATCGGCGCGGCAATCGTGCGCCGGTTGGCGCAAGACGGCTATCAAGTCTTGTTCGGCGATATTGACAGTGCCCAGGGCGGCCAGCTTCAGGGGGAATTGAGCAAAGCAGGTTTCGCCGTGCAGTTCGTACGCTGCGACGTGAGCCGATCGGATGATGTCCTAAAGCTAGCCGGCGCCGCCCACGACTTGAGTGTGCCACTTTACGGCATCGTTAATAACGCTGGAATCTTTCCGCGCCATTCGTTTCTGGACCTCACCCTTGACGACTGGGAGAGCGTTATCGCCACCAATTTGACCGGGCCGTTTTTCGTCACTCGCCAATTGGCGCCGTTACTGATAGCGCAAGGGGACGGTGTCGTGATCTTTACGGTGTCGGGTTTGTCTTATAGGGGCGATGCCCTTGGCATTCATTATTCGGCAAGCAAACACGGTCTGCGCGGCCTAGCAAAGTCCTTGGCGTTGGCACTTGGCCCCAAGGGCATCAGAGTGAACTCCATCGCTCCCGGAGCGACGGAAACCGCCCAGGCATTACAGGCTCGCTCGCGCGAAGAATTACTTGAGCGAGGCAAGCTATTGCCCCTCGGCCGAGTCGGCCAGCCCAGCGATGTCGCCGGCGTAGTCGCGTTTTTGCTCGCGGACGATGCGCGCTATATCACCGGCCAAACTCTGCTCGTCAACGGCGGAGCGGATATGCCATGA
- a CDS encoding VOC family protein yields MARLRHIAIATKDPEKTAAFYQKVFGLQFIKRVPTSPRGGGVFLTDGHINFAFLNFPTDEAADMEGGVSYEGLHHLGFHVEDIDAAAHVLEDTDAERLGEAAGSGHNFYFELKYRGPNRVIFDVSSKGWDLAPPQQPTPQAENPAGASRSADK; encoded by the coding sequence ATGGCGCGGCTTCGTCACATTGCCATCGCGACCAAGGACCCCGAGAAAACCGCGGCTTTCTATCAGAAAGTCTTCGGGCTTCAGTTTATCAAGCGTGTGCCCACTTCACCCCGCGGCGGCGGTGTGTTTCTTACGGACGGGCATATTAACTTCGCTTTCCTGAACTTTCCCACCGACGAGGCGGCAGATATGGAAGGCGGAGTTTCCTACGAAGGCCTGCATCACCTGGGTTTTCACGTAGAGGATATCGACGCAGCCGCCCATGTTCTAGAAGACACGGATGCGGAACGTCTAGGTGAGGCGGCGGGGTCGGGTCACAATTTCTATTTCGAGCTCAAGTACCGCGGGCCCAACCGAGTCATATTCGATGTGTCATCCAAAGGTTGGGACCTGGCGCCACCCCAGCAGCCGACTCCGCAAGCGGAAAACCCCGCGGGAGCCTCCCGATCGGCGGACAAATAA
- a CDS encoding aromatic ring-hydroxylating dioxygenase subunit alpha, translating to MNLTETTINTVKASPSTAVLHDYWYPVAKSSEIADKPFKFTLLDQPLVLWRANGQITAFYDLCIHRGTPLSLGWIADGQLVCAYHGWQYRVDGACSLIPSLPTGQSIPAKAKARVFKAVEKYGLVWVCIGEPRFEVPEFPPEYYDPSFNWQPYFSEGRWNANAARMIENLADYSHFAWVHPGILGDRANPLCPEVKLETIDGGFQYEIDTPVNRLNPDLTAKQRYVVILPFMLLIQRWQPGSVERHTNIYLCTPMSSKETRFFRFAGRNYRDHQPDDLLNQKHQTIFAQDKVIVEAQRPEELPTDLSEELHLKGPDTPAIEYRRRLRQLNIAWQ from the coding sequence ATGAATCTAACCGAGACAACAATCAATACGGTCAAGGCGTCGCCGAGCACGGCTGTGCTGCACGACTATTGGTATCCCGTAGCAAAGTCTAGCGAAATCGCCGACAAGCCTTTCAAGTTTACCCTCCTGGATCAACCCTTGGTGCTGTGGCGAGCAAACGGCCAAATCACCGCTTTTTACGACCTTTGCATTCACCGTGGCACGCCCCTTTCGCTCGGCTGGATCGCCGACGGCCAGCTCGTGTGCGCCTATCATGGTTGGCAGTATCGCGTCGATGGCGCGTGCAGCTTGATACCTTCTCTCCCGACCGGACAATCGATACCTGCAAAAGCCAAAGCGCGGGTTTTCAAAGCGGTAGAAAAATATGGGCTGGTTTGGGTCTGCATTGGCGAACCGCGCTTCGAGGTTCCAGAATTTCCGCCCGAGTATTACGACCCGTCGTTTAATTGGCAACCGTATTTTTCCGAAGGCCGCTGGAATGCGAACGCCGCACGAATGATCGAAAACCTGGCCGATTATTCACACTTCGCTTGGGTTCATCCGGGCATACTCGGCGACCGTGCCAACCCACTATGTCCGGAAGTGAAGCTGGAAACCATCGACGGCGGTTTCCAATATGAAATCGACACCCCGGTAAACCGGCTCAATCCTGATCTAACCGCGAAACAACGCTACGTCGTCATTCTCCCCTTCATGCTGCTCATTCAAAGATGGCAGCCAGGAAGCGTCGAGCGGCACACCAATATTTACCTTTGCACGCCGATGTCTTCCAAGGAAACGAGATTTTTTCGCTTTGCCGGGCGCAATTATCGCGACCACCAACCCGACGATCTACTGAACCAGAAGCACCAGACCATTTTCGCGCAGGACAAAGTCATCGTCGAAGCGCAACGGCCGGAAGAGTTACCGACGGATTTGAGCGAAGAGCTCCATCTCAAGGGACCCGATACACCGGCCATCGAGTATCGGCGGCGGCTTAGACAGCTCAATATCGCTTGGCAATAA
- a CDS encoding dihydrodipicolinate synthase family protein, whose protein sequence is MATKFRGIYIPLITVFHDDGEVDYKATEEVIEFMINAGVHGFFVLGSTGMGPVMTTQQRIETAEFVVKRINRRRPVILHVGAADYQTTMQLAQHGDKLGVDAIGIVPPYYFSDHTPWEIFEHYKGVAKAISSPIFLYDNEKYSGFKFTPELAKKLKDEVPSLCGMKASYYPQALLLAYLGAMPKDFSVFSGNTIDLFPAAPQGLCGAIPPPTAHIPEVIVALWNALEAKKYDEAAALQKKADDYGRTVVRLGMRFGRTVHRDAFRLRGLNVKRYPRWPAEELSAEATATLTAALTATGVTSR, encoded by the coding sequence ATGGCGACAAAGTTCCGCGGCATCTACATTCCTTTGATCACAGTATTTCATGACGATGGTGAAGTTGATTACAAAGCGACCGAGGAAGTTATCGAGTTCATGATCAACGCCGGTGTGCATGGCTTTTTTGTTTTGGGGTCGACGGGCATGGGCCCAGTCATGACGACCCAGCAACGGATCGAAACGGCGGAATTCGTCGTCAAGCGGATTAACCGGCGCCGGCCGGTCATTCTTCATGTCGGAGCTGCCGACTATCAAACCACAATGCAGCTCGCCCAACATGGCGATAAGCTCGGGGTCGATGCCATCGGCATCGTTCCGCCATACTATTTCAGCGACCATACTCCGTGGGAAATCTTCGAACACTACAAGGGCGTTGCCAAGGCGATCAGTAGCCCGATTTTTCTCTATGACAACGAAAAGTACTCTGGGTTTAAATTTACACCGGAGCTGGCAAAAAAACTCAAGGATGAAGTACCCAGTCTGTGCGGCATGAAAGCGAGCTATTATCCCCAGGCATTGCTGCTGGCGTATCTCGGCGCAATGCCCAAGGACTTTTCCGTGTTCTCCGGCAACACGATCGATTTGTTTCCCGCCGCGCCCCAGGGTTTATGCGGCGCGATTCCGCCGCCGACCGCTCATATTCCGGAGGTGATTGTCGCGCTTTGGAACGCTCTAGAAGCTAAGAAATATGACGAAGCGGCGGCGCTGCAAAAAAAGGCCGACGACTATGGTCGAACCGTGGTGCGACTGGGAATGCGTTTCGGTAGAACCGTGCATCGGGATGCATTTCGACTGCGAGGGCTCAATGTCAAACGCTACCCGCGCTGGCCGGCGGAAGAATTGAGCGCCGAAGCAACCGCAACGCTGACAGCGGCGTTGACGGCAACCGGCGTCACGAGCCGCTGA
- a CDS encoding amidohydrolase, with product MPVVDVDTHIDEPEEAWATMDGPAARFRPITVTPPAGTEAPGFSSAASRWWLVDGRLRQRMIRDDKSTGTTLESRELLDVRVRLEHMDRSGVDIHVIYPTFFLQYITGNPEVEVALAKSYCQYLARKCSESKGRLRWVAVLPFLDMDASVELLRWAKDNGACGVFKKGIEHRKRASDPYFFPIYEEASALGLPICVHTGFGNPPDGPVIGHGDGLTGLPVMDAFHALVLYNIPQKFPNLRFGFLESGSTWLPYVIDRLKAEKERRHWIRQFDLGSELFRSNRFFVAIDPIEDISHVLALGAEDNLMIGSDYTHFDTSAQPDALQQVHQWVEQGRISETVARKILADNPSAFYGF from the coding sequence ATGCCTGTCGTGGACGTGGATACGCACATAGATGAACCTGAGGAAGCATGGGCGACTATGGATGGTCCTGCTGCTCGTTTTCGTCCGATTACGGTGACACCGCCAGCGGGCACCGAAGCACCCGGATTCAGCTCTGCGGCCAGCCGTTGGTGGCTGGTTGACGGACGGCTACGGCAAAGAATGATTCGCGATGACAAATCGACGGGTACTACTCTGGAGTCACGCGAACTGCTTGACGTTCGCGTTCGTCTTGAACACATGGATCGTTCGGGAGTTGATATCCACGTGATTTACCCGACGTTTTTCTTACAATACATCACAGGCAATCCCGAAGTAGAAGTAGCGCTGGCTAAAAGCTATTGCCAATATTTGGCTCGCAAGTGCTCCGAATCAAAAGGTCGTCTGCGGTGGGTCGCAGTTTTGCCTTTTTTGGATATGGATGCGTCTGTCGAACTCCTACGTTGGGCGAAAGATAACGGCGCATGTGGCGTGTTCAAGAAGGGGATAGAGCACCGAAAGCGAGCAAGCGACCCGTACTTCTTCCCTATATACGAAGAAGCCAGCGCTCTCGGCTTACCCATTTGCGTACATACCGGTTTTGGGAATCCACCCGATGGGCCGGTCATTGGTCATGGTGATGGTCTGACTGGGCTGCCCGTCATGGATGCGTTTCATGCCCTAGTTTTATACAACATCCCGCAAAAGTTTCCGAACTTACGTTTTGGCTTTCTGGAGTCTGGTTCCACCTGGCTGCCTTATGTGATTGACCGACTGAAGGCCGAGAAAGAAAGGCGTCATTGGATACGACAATTCGACCTTGGGTCTGAGTTATTTAGGTCTAATCGTTTTTTCGTCGCGATCGACCCTATAGAAGATATCTCTCATGTTCTTGCTCTTGGGGCTGAGGATAATTTGATGATTGGTAGTGACTACACCCACTTTGATACTTCCGCCCAACCAGATGCATTACAACAAGTGCACCAATGGGTTGAGCAAGGTAGAATTAGCGAGACGGTTGCTCGCAAGATATTGGCAGACAACCCTTCGGCTTTCTACGGTTTTTAA
- a CDS encoding ABC transporter substrate-binding protein, with product MYATSLEMGVAMKVRANRLIGLSIVLGVLHIAPVSNAAEKLDKVRFTYAPLSASGFLWFVAKDAGYFEKNRLDVEMYFEGASPIMVQSLLAGENQLAGGLGPTVVTNVLQSGDVIAVACIVHTFTTPMYVQPSITSLQQLRGKKVGVSRIGAVSHLTADSILRRARVGDVTIIQTGGIPESMAAMMTGNVDGAMVNPPNNIILREKGYREIVGAQQLKEMNLRFPENGLMAKRTWAERNSDVVKRFIKSIAEGLRRLHDDKEFAIKTLSKYTKVTDAKSLDESYRWAMESFFKDFKTPPDALQMMIDQLASSRLVDPNLAQKTRLKAFYENRYVEELENEGFFKKLWQ from the coding sequence GTGTACGCAACTTCATTGGAGATGGGAGTCGCTATGAAAGTTCGTGCCAATAGGCTCATTGGCCTTTCTATTGTCCTAGGGGTTCTGCACATTGCGCCAGTGTCAAACGCCGCTGAAAAACTCGATAAAGTCCGCTTCACCTATGCGCCGCTCTCCGCTAGCGGCTTTCTTTGGTTCGTCGCGAAAGACGCTGGGTACTTTGAAAAGAACCGACTCGACGTCGAGATGTATTTCGAAGGCGCATCGCCGATCATGGTGCAATCGCTTCTCGCGGGCGAGAATCAACTGGCGGGCGGCTTAGGACCCACGGTCGTCACCAACGTCTTGCAAAGCGGAGATGTTATCGCAGTCGCATGCATCGTGCACACTTTTACTACGCCGATGTACGTCCAACCTTCGATCACCAGCCTGCAACAACTGCGCGGCAAAAAGGTCGGTGTGAGCCGCATCGGCGCGGTATCTCACCTGACAGCCGATTCGATTTTGCGGCGCGCGAGGGTGGGCGATGTGACGATCATTCAAACCGGGGGCATTCCCGAATCCATGGCCGCCATGATGACCGGCAATGTCGATGGCGCCATGGTCAATCCGCCCAACAACATTATCCTGCGCGAAAAAGGCTATCGTGAAATCGTTGGAGCGCAGCAACTAAAAGAAATGAACCTACGCTTTCCCGAGAACGGCCTGATGGCCAAGCGCACCTGGGCCGAGAGGAACTCGGATGTCGTCAAACGGTTCATCAAGTCCATCGCCGAAGGTCTGCGACGCCTGCACGACGACAAAGAGTTCGCGATCAAGACTCTAAGCAAATACACCAAGGTCACCGATGCGAAATCACTCGACGAGAGTTACCGTTGGGCCATGGAAAGTTTTTTCAAAGATTTCAAAACACCGCCCGACGCGCTGCAGATGATGATCGATCAGCTCGCGTCGTCGCGCCTCGTCGATCCCAACCTGGCGCAAAAAACGCGGCTCAAGGCATTCTACGAGAATCGCTATGTCGAAGAGTTGGAGAACGAAGGGTTTTTCAAAAAGCTTTGGCAGTGA